In one window of Reinekea forsetii DNA:
- a CDS encoding AMP-binding protein: MSEGYLHSQYPGKMKASIDPDAYDTVLDLFNAKVTQYADKDAFSCMGKTLTFGQLDQLSAQFAAYLQNETDLKPGDRIALMIPNLLQFPIAAWGALRAGLVLVNTNPLYTERELEHQMNDSGAKAMVVYAGMAATALKVQSRTAVTRIIVTEIADQHPPLKRLLVNTVVKRVKKMVPDYDKTRTTSWRRALQKGASFSYRPVQSGHNDAIVLQYTGGTTGVAKGAMLTNRNLIANMLQSYEFFGLALEDGQEVVISPLPLYHIYAFTVHCMVFMYTGNHSVLIPNPRDIPGFAKELSRHRFNCFVGLNTLFVALCNNESFNKLDFSALKLTVSGGMALTHAAAEKWHMVTGCQINEGYGMTESSPVVSFNPPGFTQLGTIGIPAPSTEVKVIGDDGQDLPSGEPGELCVRGPQVMKGYWQRPDDTAKTIVDDGWLLTGDIAVIQADGYMKIVDRKKDMIVVSGFNVYPNEIEDVLAGHPAVVESAVVGVPSEKSGEAVKVFLVTNNAISDDELIAFCREHLAAYKVPRLFERRESLPKTNVGKVLRRELRTPQ, translated from the coding sequence ATGTCTGAAGGTTATCTGCACAGCCAATATCCCGGTAAAATGAAGGCGTCGATCGATCCAGACGCTTACGACACCGTACTGGACCTGTTTAACGCCAAGGTAACCCAATATGCCGATAAGGACGCCTTCAGTTGCATGGGTAAGACCCTGACCTTTGGCCAATTGGATCAGCTGTCGGCGCAATTCGCCGCTTACCTGCAAAATGAAACCGACCTCAAACCGGGCGATCGCATCGCCTTGATGATTCCGAATTTGCTGCAATTTCCCATTGCCGCCTGGGGCGCCTTGCGCGCCGGGCTGGTGCTGGTGAACACCAATCCGCTCTATACCGAGCGTGAATTAGAGCATCAAATGAATGACTCCGGTGCCAAAGCCATGGTGGTTTATGCCGGCATGGCGGCGACGGCGCTTAAGGTTCAGTCGCGCACCGCCGTGACGCGCATCATTGTCACTGAGATCGCCGATCAACATCCACCCCTAAAGCGACTCTTGGTCAATACCGTCGTTAAACGGGTCAAGAAAATGGTTCCAGACTACGACAAGACTCGCACCACTTCATGGCGCAGAGCACTGCAAAAAGGTGCGTCGTTTAGCTATCGTCCGGTTCAAAGCGGACACAATGACGCCATCGTATTGCAATACACCGGCGGCACCACCGGCGTCGCCAAGGGCGCCATGCTGACCAATCGCAACCTGATCGCCAACATGTTGCAGTCCTATGAGTTTTTTGGCTTGGCGTTGGAGGACGGCCAGGAAGTGGTGATTTCACCGCTGCCGCTCTACCACATTTATGCCTTTACCGTGCATTGCATGGTCTTTATGTATACCGGCAATCACAGTGTATTGATTCCCAACCCCCGTGATATTCCTGGTTTCGCCAAGGAACTTAGTCGGCATCGGTTTAATTGCTTTGTCGGTTTGAATACCTTGTTTGTCGCTCTGTGCAACAACGAGTCTTTTAATAAACTCGATTTCAGTGCGTTGAAACTGACCGTCTCCGGTGGCATGGCACTGACTCATGCGGCCGCTGAAAAGTGGCACATGGTGACCGGTTGCCAAATCAATGAGGGCTACGGCATGACCGAGTCCAGCCCGGTGGTCAGCTTTAATCCGCCCGGTTTTACCCAGTTGGGGACCATTGGTATTCCGGCACCCAGTACCGAGGTGAAGGTTATTGGTGATGACGGTCAGGATCTGCCCAGCGGTGAACCTGGTGAACTCTGTGTTCGCGGTCCGCAGGTAATGAAGGGTTACTGGCAACGGCCCGACGACACCGCCAAGACCATCGTCGATGATGGCTGGCTCTTGACCGGTGACATTGCCGTGATTCAGGCCGATGGCTACATGAAAATAGTTGATCGTAAAAAAGATATGATTGTCGTGTCCGGTTTCAATGTCTACCCCAACGAAATCGAGGACGTCCTAGCTGGTCACCCGGCCGTGGTGGAAAGTGCCGTGGTGGGTGTGCCGAGCGAGAAAAGCGGCGAAGCCGTCAAGGTCTTCCTGGTCACTAATAACGCCATCAGCGATGACGAACTGATTGCCTTTTGTCGGGAGCATCTGGCTGCCTATAAGGTGCCACGGCTGTTTGAACGGCGCGAATCCTTGCCGAAAACCAACGTCGGCAAGGTGTTACGGCGCGAATTGCGTACCCCTCAGTAA
- a CDS encoding class II glutamine amidotransferase: MCELLAMSANVPTDICFSFTGLIRRGGATGPHGDGFGICFYESGGLREFKDYQASATSAIAEFLRTYPIQSKIALSHIRQANVGAVNLQNTHPFQRELWGRAWTLAHNGQIDLSRVPQANFYCPVGTTDSEKIFCWLLDKLREQATEQTPWSELAQLLQHYCQQLNQLGVCNLLLSDGNGLFVFCSTKLSWLCRQAPFGPAHLCDRDLTVDFSSVTHIDDRVAVIATQPLTDNEDWHAMQSGEGRLFCDGVSTWQSLGPSVVHPKGSGL, encoded by the coding sequence ATGTGCGAACTGCTGGCCATGAGTGCCAATGTACCCACAGATATTTGTTTTAGCTTTACCGGATTGATTCGTCGCGGTGGTGCAACCGGCCCCCATGGCGATGGCTTTGGTATCTGCTTTTATGAATCGGGTGGTTTGCGCGAATTTAAAGACTATCAAGCCAGTGCCACCTCAGCCATTGCCGAGTTTCTGCGGACTTACCCGATTCAAAGTAAAATTGCCCTGAGCCATATCCGCCAAGCCAATGTCGGTGCGGTTAATTTGCAAAACACCCATCCGTTTCAGCGCGAGCTTTGGGGCCGCGCTTGGACCCTGGCCCATAATGGTCAAATCGACCTTAGCCGCGTACCGCAGGCCAATTTCTATTGCCCAGTAGGCACGACAGACAGTGAAAAAATATTCTGCTGGTTACTCGATAAGCTGCGCGAGCAGGCCACCGAGCAAACCCCATGGAGCGAATTAGCGCAGTTGTTGCAACACTATTGTCAGCAATTGAACCAGTTGGGCGTCTGCAATTTGCTGTTGTCTGACGGCAATGGTCTGTTCGTATTTTGTTCCACCAAGCTGTCTTGGTTATGTCGGCAAGCACCGTTCGGCCCGGCCCATTTGTGCGATCGGGACCTTACCGTGGATTTCTCCTCGGTGACCCACATTGACGATCGGGTAGCCGTCATCGCGACTCAGCCGCTGACCGATAATGAGGATTGGCACGCGATGCAATCGGGCGAGGGACGCCTCTTTTGTGACGGCGTCTCTACCTGGCAGAGCTTAGGGCCATCTGTGGTGCACCCGAAGGGCTCAGGACTTTAG